The Herbaspirillum sp. RTI4 genome has a segment encoding these proteins:
- a CDS encoding biopolymer transporter ExbD yields MNFRKGRGREDIEINLIPFIDVLLVIVIFLMVTTTYSKFTALQITLPTANAEKALQQPFEINVAIDAQGRYAVNNVAVASHNVAGLTRDLKAAAVKGGNHPDPIIIINADAMSAHQTVINVLEAARLAGFVKVTFAAQAGTQ; encoded by the coding sequence ATGAATTTTCGTAAAGGCAGGGGCAGGGAAGATATTGAGATCAACCTGATTCCCTTCATCGACGTGTTGCTGGTCATTGTCATTTTTTTGATGGTGACGACGACTTACAGTAAATTTACGGCGCTACAAATTACGCTGCCTACCGCGAATGCGGAAAAAGCCTTGCAGCAGCCGTTTGAAATCAATGTCGCTATCGATGCGCAGGGGCGTTACGCCGTTAATAATGTGGCCGTGGCGTCACATAATGTGGCGGGGCTGACGCGGGATTTGAAAGCGGCGGCGGTCAAGGGGGGCAACCATCCTGATCCGATCATTATCATCAATGCCGATGCGATGTCGGCGCACCAGACGGTGATTAACGTGCTGGAAGCAGCGCGTCTGGCCGGCTTCGTCAAGGTGACTTTTGCTGCGCAGGCCGGCACACAGTAA
- the lpxK gene encoding tetraacyldisaccharide 4'-kinase: MTRFPSLTPMREAAGIYLINAWQRRGWLAGALWPLSQLYAAVTALRRASYRRGCKRGARLPVPVIVVGNIFVGGTGKTPLTIWLVDLLQRNGYTPGVISRGYGGTATMPQLASGAALAGEVGDEPLLIAARSGAPVMVGRRRVEAGRALLQSYPQVDVIISDDGLQHYALERDIEIVLFDVRGTGNGWLLPAGPLREPATRRRDFTVLNVGNALPAEVDNAAARLAPSGGPFVRMRLSGAHAEQLSDRRRQLPLAGLAELAASQGHGIAAVAGIGNPSRFFAMLSSAGLQCECVALPDHYNFLHNPFAALTEGLILITEKDAVKCQSVEAIRNDPRIWIVPVTAHIDGAFAEQLLEKLRESSSA; this comes from the coding sequence ATGACGCGTTTCCCCTCTTTGACGCCCATGCGGGAAGCTGCGGGGATCTACCTGATCAATGCATGGCAGCGCCGCGGCTGGCTGGCCGGCGCGCTTTGGCCGCTCTCGCAGCTGTATGCCGCCGTGACGGCGCTGCGTCGCGCATCGTACCGCCGTGGTTGCAAGCGGGGTGCGCGCCTGCCGGTACCGGTCATTGTGGTTGGCAATATTTTTGTGGGCGGCACAGGTAAAACGCCGTTGACGATCTGGCTGGTCGACCTTTTGCAACGCAATGGGTATACGCCGGGAGTGATTTCGCGCGGCTATGGCGGTACGGCGACCATGCCGCAACTGGCTTCCGGGGCGGCGCTGGCGGGCGAGGTGGGCGATGAGCCCTTACTGATCGCGGCGCGTAGCGGTGCGCCGGTGATGGTGGGGCGACGACGGGTCGAGGCCGGGCGGGCGTTGCTGCAAAGTTATCCGCAGGTCGATGTCATCATTTCAGACGACGGTTTGCAGCACTATGCGTTGGAACGCGATATTGAAATCGTCTTGTTCGATGTGCGTGGTACCGGCAATGGCTGGTTGTTGCCGGCCGGGCCTCTGCGTGAGCCAGCGACGCGGCGGCGCGATTTTACTGTCCTCAATGTCGGCAATGCGCTTCCCGCGGAGGTGGACAATGCCGCTGCGCGTCTTGCCCCTAGCGGCGGACCGTTCGTTCGGATGAGGTTGTCGGGCGCGCATGCCGAGCAGTTGAGCGATCGTCGCAGACAATTACCGCTGGCTGGTCTGGCGGAACTGGCGGCGAGCCAGGGGCATGGCATCGCGGCTGTTGCCGGGATTGGCAATCCGTCGCGTTTCTTTGCGATGTTGAGCAGTGCCGGTTTGCAGTGCGAGTGCGTGGCGCTGCCTGACCATTACAATTTTTTGCATAATCCATTTGCCGCGCTGACGGAGGGGCTGATACTGATCACTGAAAAGGATGCAGTAAAATGCCAGTCTGTCGAGGCCATCAGAAACGATCCGCGTATTTGGATCGTCCCTGTAACAGCGCATATTGATGGTGCCTTTGCTGAACAATTACTGGAGAAACTCCGTGAATCCTCGTCTGCTTGA
- a CDS encoding Trm112 family protein, giving the protein MNPRLLDILVCPICKGQLDYDKKAQELICHADKLAYPIRDGIPTMWADQARDLIPALAQDGAA; this is encoded by the coding sequence GTGAATCCTCGTCTGCTTGATATCCTGGTTTGCCCGATTTGCAAAGGTCAGCTCGACTATGACAAAAAGGCACAGGAACTGATTTGTCACGCTGACAAACTCGCCTATCCGATCCGGGACGGCATTCCTACCATGTGGGCCGATCAGGCGCGTGACCTGATCCCTGCGCTGGCACAGGACGGTGCGGCCTGA
- the kdsB gene encoding 3-deoxy-manno-octulosonate cytidylyltransferase has protein sequence MTFTVIIPARLASTRLPDKPLADLGGKPMIVRVAERAAQSGAARVIVATDHRDIFAACEQHGVAVAMTRADHPSGTDRIAEVAMTLDLSPDAVVVNVQGDEPLIDPGLIAATAACIQDGVPMATAAHPLHELAEVFNPNVVKVVLGKDGRALFFSRAPIPWNRDGFSLSREALADAHRADYAPLRHIGLYAYSAQFLQIYPTLSASPLERIEALEQLRVLWHGYPIAVHLTSLIPEAGVDTPEDLERVRRHFQAPPDSPLVAAISAL, from the coding sequence ATGACCTTTACCGTCATTATTCCCGCCCGGTTGGCATCGACTCGCCTGCCGGATAAGCCATTGGCCGATCTGGGCGGCAAGCCTATGATTGTGCGTGTGGCCGAGCGTGCGGCGCAGTCTGGCGCGGCGCGTGTCATTGTCGCGACCGACCATCGTGATATTTTTGCCGCGTGCGAGCAGCATGGTGTGGCAGTGGCAATGACCCGCGCCGATCATCCCTCCGGCACGGACCGGATTGCCGAAGTGGCGATGACGCTGGATTTGTCACCGGACGCCGTGGTAGTCAATGTGCAGGGCGATGAGCCGCTGATCGATCCCGGTCTGATCGCGGCGACGGCAGCTTGCATCCAGGACGGTGTGCCGATGGCGACTGCCGCCCATCCGCTGCATGAGCTGGCCGAGGTATTCAATCCGAATGTGGTCAAGGTGGTGCTGGGCAAGGATGGCCGCGCTTTGTTTTTTTCACGCGCGCCGATTCCCTGGAATCGTGATGGGTTTTCGCTTTCGCGGGAAGCGCTGGCGGATGCGCATCGTGCCGATTACGCCCCCTTGCGTCACATTGGGCTGTACGCCTACTCGGCGCAATTCCTGCAGATTTATCCGACGCTGAGCGCTTCGCCGCTGGAGCGCATTGAGGCGCTGGAACAGCTGCGCGTGCTGTGGCATGGTTATCCGATCGCGGTGCATCTGACCTCGCTGATTCCGGAAGCGGGTGTGGATACGCCAGAGGATCTGGAACGGGTGCGGCGGCATTTTCAGGCGCCTCCTGATAGTCCTTTGGTGGCGGCGATTTCGGCTTTGTAG
- the adk gene encoding adenylate kinase: MRLILLGAPGAGKGTQATFVKERFNIPQISTGDMLRAAVAAGTPLGVEAKKVMEAGGLVSDDLIIGLVKDRLKNPDCANGYLFDGFPRTVPQADAMKEAGVAIDYVLEIDVPDEAIVDRMSGRRVHPASGRVYHVKYNPPKVEGVDDVTGEPLLQREDDKEATVNKRLSVYHEQTEVLVGYYGKWAESGLAGAPKYRKIAGIGAVDQIRDSAFAALAG, translated from the coding sequence ATGCGCCTCATCCTTCTAGGAGCGCCTGGTGCCGGCAAAGGTACGCAAGCCACTTTTGTCAAGGAACGCTTCAACATTCCTCAAATTTCTACCGGCGACATGCTGCGTGCTGCCGTAGCGGCGGGTACCCCGCTTGGCGTGGAGGCAAAGAAAGTGATGGAGGCCGGCGGTTTGGTGTCGGATGACCTGATAATCGGTCTGGTCAAAGATAGGCTCAAAAATCCTGATTGCGCGAATGGCTATTTGTTCGACGGTTTTCCGCGCACAGTACCGCAGGCTGATGCCATGAAAGAAGCCGGCGTTGCGATCGATTACGTACTGGAAATCGACGTGCCCGATGAGGCTATCGTTGATCGCATGAGCGGTCGCCGCGTGCATCCGGCTTCGGGTCGCGTGTATCACGTCAAATACAATCCCCCGAAAGTTGAGGGTGTCGACGATGTGACGGGCGAGCCGCTGTTGCAGCGCGAAGACGATAAGGAAGCCACCGTTAATAAACGTCTGAGCGTCTATCACGAGCAGACGGAAGTTCTGGTCGGTTACTACGGCAAGTGGGCGGAGTCCGGTTTGGCGGGTGCGCCCAAGTACCGCAAGATCGCAGGCATCGGCGCTGTCGACCAAATCCGGGATAGCGCATTTGCTGCGCTGGCTGGTTAA
- a CDS encoding patatin-like phospholipase family protein, translating into MDPNKEKTGLILTGGGARAAYQVGVLDAIGTILRDADWPEDKNPFDIICGTSAGAINATALACRADHFADSVRELVSIWEHFRVEQVYRADSLGVMRSGARWLSLFSFGWLLRKWHASPPQSLLDNTPLVTMLHRLLDLPRLDAALANGYLHALAVTASSYTGGQHVTFYQSSADLDPWKRIQRTAVRDQIGVQHLLASSAIPFIFPAMPIYFEGHREYFGDGSMRQTAPISPAIHLGARRILVVGAGRMGEQRDPALLESAEYPSLAQVAGHAMSGIFLDGLAVDIERLERINQTLSCLTEEQRQRTPLKPVNILVISPSRRIDDIASRHVGSLPRPIRAMLGGIGATEQRGSALASYLLFEESFTRELIGLGRQDTFAKRREVLAFFGQDDINSTQKRA; encoded by the coding sequence ATGGACCCCAATAAAGAAAAAACAGGCCTGATTCTGACCGGTGGCGGTGCGCGCGCGGCATATCAGGTGGGTGTGCTGGACGCAATCGGCACGATCCTGCGCGACGCAGATTGGCCTGAGGACAAAAACCCTTTCGATATTATTTGCGGCACGTCGGCCGGAGCGATCAATGCCACCGCGCTGGCTTGTCGTGCCGATCATTTCGCCGATTCGGTGCGGGAACTGGTCAGTATCTGGGAGCATTTCCGCGTCGAGCAAGTTTACCGCGCCGATTCGCTGGGCGTCATGCGCAGCGGTGCGCGCTGGCTGTCGCTGTTTTCTTTCGGCTGGCTGCTGAGGAAATGGCATGCCAGTCCGCCGCAATCGCTACTCGACAATACGCCGCTGGTGACCATGCTCCATCGTTTGCTGGATTTGCCCAGGCTGGACGCGGCACTGGCAAACGGATATTTGCATGCCCTGGCGGTGACGGCGTCGTCCTATACCGGTGGTCAGCATGTGACTTTTTATCAATCCTCCGCTGACTTGGATCCCTGGAAACGGATTCAGCGAACCGCAGTGCGTGATCAGATCGGTGTGCAACATTTATTAGCGTCATCGGCCATTCCTTTCATTTTTCCAGCCATGCCCATCTATTTCGAGGGGCACCGTGAATATTTTGGTGACGGCTCTATGCGCCAGACTGCGCCTATCTCGCCTGCGATTCATCTTGGTGCGAGGCGCATTCTGGTAGTTGGCGCCGGACGCATGGGAGAGCAGCGCGATCCTGCTCTGCTGGAATCGGCCGAATACCCGAGTCTGGCGCAGGTAGCCGGCCATGCGATGTCCGGAATTTTCCTGGATGGGCTGGCGGTGGATATCGAGCGTCTGGAGCGCATCAACCAGACGCTCTCATGCCTGACCGAGGAGCAGCGGCAAAGAACGCCGCTCAAGCCGGTCAATATCCTCGTGATCTCCCCCTCGCGGCGCATCGACGATATTGCCAGCCGGCATGTCGGGAGCTTGCCCCGGCCGATCCGGGCAATGTTGGGAGGCATCGGCGCGACCGAACAGCGCGGATCGGCCCTGGCGTCCTATTTGCTGTTTGAGGAAAGTTTTACCAGGGAATTGATCGGGCTTGGACGGCAGGATACCTTCGCCAAACGGCGGGAAGTTTTGGCGTTTTTCGGGCAAGACGATATAAATTCGACTCAGAAGAGGGCTTGA
- a CDS encoding ribonuclease produces the protein MNKKLLKNSCLWIAGLLISFSVFAKGGFAGDVVALSALPPEARQTLVLINNGGPFPYAKDGAVFGNYERVLPQRGRGYYREFTVPTPRAKNRGARRIISGGEPAARREYFYTDDHYSSFRRIEE, from the coding sequence ATGAACAAAAAATTGTTAAAAAATAGCTGCCTGTGGATTGCCGGCCTGCTGATATCGTTTTCGGTATTTGCCAAGGGTGGATTTGCCGGTGACGTGGTGGCCTTAAGTGCGCTGCCACCAGAAGCGCGCCAGACGCTGGTGCTGATCAATAACGGTGGTCCGTTTCCCTATGCCAAGGATGGCGCGGTATTTGGTAATTACGAGCGCGTACTGCCGCAGCGAGGCCGTGGCTATTATCGCGAATTCACGGTGCCGACGCCGCGCGCCAAAAATCGCGGTGCCCGCCGGATCATTAGCGGCGGTGAGCCGGCAGCCCGACGCGAATATTTTTACACCGACGATCATTATTCGAGCTTCAGACGCATCGAGGAATAG
- a CDS encoding barstar family protein has product MAVSYSSSPYLTVAVFDFEGEMSLFKTVSPNAVQSIRAFRVSELQAEAARLGQHFLYAHCAEALTKQQVLAMIAEAFHFPRHFGKNFDALADCLTDLTHKAGPQPGFVIVLEQLPNTAKFDKEAREILLDVFRDAAEFWADHKVAFRVFYSFQ; this is encoded by the coding sequence ATAGCCGTATCGTATTCCTCGTCGCCCTATTTAACCGTAGCAGTATTTGATTTTGAGGGAGAAATGAGTTTATTTAAAACGGTGTCGCCCAATGCGGTGCAGTCGATTCGTGCCTTTCGCGTTAGCGAATTGCAGGCAGAAGCCGCGCGCCTGGGGCAGCACTTTCTGTATGCGCATTGCGCAGAGGCATTGACCAAGCAGCAGGTGCTTGCCATGATTGCCGAGGCGTTCCATTTCCCCCGACATTTCGGTAAGAATTTCGATGCGCTGGCCGATTGCCTGACTGACCTGACGCATAAAGCAGGGCCGCAGCCCGGTTTTGTGATCGTGCTGGAGCAACTGCCGAATACTGCCAAATTCGACAAGGAGGCGCGTGAAATCCTGCTTGACGTATTTCGTGATGCCGCCGAATTCTGGGCCGATCACAAGGTGGCGTTCCGCGTCTTCTATTCATTTCAATAA
- the purN gene encoding phosphoribosylglycinamide formyltransferase, which produces MTSIVILISGRGSNMQAIVRAAAAEQWPAHIAAVISNRHDAQGLEFAREHGIPVAVVSNKDYSTRDAFDAALQEEIERFSPDLVVLAGFLRILTGAFVAHYAGRMLNIHPSLLPAFPGLATHRQALVAGVKNHGATVHFVTADLDHGPIVAQAVVPVLSGDTEETLALRVLEQEHVIYPAAVRSFVEGKLALHNNKVWFGA; this is translated from the coding sequence ATGACCAGTATTGTTATCTTGATTTCCGGACGCGGCAGCAATATGCAAGCGATCGTCCGCGCGGCCGCCGCAGAGCAGTGGCCAGCCCATATTGCCGCAGTCATCAGCAACCGGCACGACGCTCAGGGACTCGAATTTGCTCGTGAGCATGGCATCCCCGTTGCGGTTGTCAGTAATAAAGACTATTCCACGCGAGATGCTTTCGATGCCGCGCTGCAAGAGGAAATTGAGCGTTTTTCTCCCGATTTGGTGGTGCTGGCAGGTTTTTTAAGAATATTGACTGGTGCTTTCGTGGCGCATTATGCGGGGCGCATGCTCAATATTCATCCTTCTCTGTTGCCCGCCTTTCCCGGTCTGGCCACGCACCGTCAGGCTTTAGTAGCCGGTGTGAAGAATCATGGCGCAACCGTCCATTTCGTTACTGCTGACCTGGACCACGGGCCGATTGTGGCGCAGGCAGTGGTGCCAGTTTTGTCTGGCGACACGGAAGAGACTCTGGCCTTGCGTGTGCTGGAGCAGGAACATGTGATTTATCCCGCAGCCGTACGCAGTTTTGTCGAAGGCAAACTGGCGCTGCACAATAATAAAGTGTGGTTCGGCGCGTAG
- a CDS encoding RsmB/NOP family class I SAM-dependent RNA methyltransferase, whose amino-acid sequence MRLPPAIIPHTEEVLREILRFTAPADSTLSRYFREHPKLGSRERGVIAEAIYGLLRNKAVYTNFTESGVGAIMRRMTLLGLTDAVGADSLGGVSEEELEWLSRIGQIDREQLPPLMRSNLPQWLFDKLVARHGEEFVLKLAAALNQPAPLDLRVNTVKATREDVITALAAAPILCEPTPYAQNCLRVVKKPSLQNLPSFKEGAIEVQDEGSQLLAQIVGAKRSEMVVDFCAGAGGKTLALGAIMRNTGRLYAFDISEKRLAKLKPRVARSGLSNVHPVLIAHENDAKVKRLAGKVDRVLVDAPCSGLGTLRRNPDVKWRQLPEAIAEMNVKQLSILSSAARLVKGGGRLVYGTCSFLDEENEDIVTAFLANHPDFSLVPMSQVLEEQKIPLEMGDYLKLMPHVHQTDGFFAAVLERKK is encoded by the coding sequence ATGAGGTTGCCCCCCGCAATTATTCCCCATACTGAAGAAGTTCTACGCGAAATATTACGTTTTACTGCTCCGGCCGATAGCACCTTGTCGCGTTATTTCCGCGAACATCCCAAGCTGGGTTCGCGCGAACGCGGCGTGATTGCTGAGGCCATTTATGGCTTGTTGCGCAATAAAGCGGTCTATACGAATTTCACCGAGTCCGGCGTGGGTGCCATCATGCGCCGGATGACGTTGCTCGGCCTGACCGATGCCGTCGGCGCAGATTCACTGGGTGGTGTGTCGGAAGAGGAGCTGGAGTGGCTTAGCCGCATCGGACAGATCGACCGTGAGCAACTCCCACCGCTGATGCGTTCGAACTTGCCGCAGTGGTTGTTCGACAAGCTGGTGGCGCGTCATGGCGAAGAGTTCGTACTAAAGCTGGCAGCGGCGCTGAACCAGCCGGCACCGCTGGACTTGCGCGTCAATACGGTCAAGGCAACGCGGGAAGATGTCATCACCGCTCTGGCCGCTGCGCCTATCCTGTGTGAGCCGACCCCTTATGCCCAGAATTGCTTGCGCGTAGTAAAAAAACCTTCATTGCAAAATTTACCCTCTTTTAAAGAAGGTGCGATTGAAGTGCAGGATGAGGGTAGTCAGTTGCTGGCGCAAATCGTGGGTGCCAAGCGTAGCGAAATGGTGGTCGATTTTTGCGCCGGTGCAGGCGGTAAGACGCTGGCGCTGGGCGCCATCATGCGCAATACCGGTCGTCTGTATGCCTTTGATATTTCCGAAAAGCGCCTGGCCAAGCTCAAGCCTCGCGTCGCCCGCAGTGGTTTGTCCAACGTGCATCCGGTGCTGATCGCGCATGAGAACGATGCCAAGGTCAAGCGACTGGCAGGGAAGGTAGACCGTGTTCTGGTCGATGCTCCTTGCAGCGGACTGGGTACCTTGCGTCGCAATCCAGATGTGAAATGGCGTCAGTTGCCGGAAGCCATTGCCGAAATGAATGTCAAGCAGCTCAGCATCCTCAGCAGTGCTGCCCGGTTGGTCAAGGGGGGCGGTCGACTGGTGTATGGCACTTGCAGTTTTCTGGATGAGGAAAACGAAGATATCGTGACCGCGTTCCTGGCCAATCATCCCGATTTCTCCTTGGTTCCGATGAGCCAGGTTCTCGAAGAACAAAAAATCCCGCTTGAAATGGGGGATTATCTGAAACTGATGCCGCATGTGCATCAGACCGACGGATTTTTCGCGGCGGTTCTGGAACGCAAAAAATAA
- a CDS encoding mechanosensitive ion channel family protein, which translates to MSSLLFEVVDDLVIQDILVQAVAILLCLGLAMGLSRGLRKSLGPGSEHPTVLQLGVQSFFRILTPVLVFFLLLLARWILVKLHAPAALVRSAIPLSISLAGIRFVFYLLRRIFTDDSATGVMLRFCEKTIALLVWVGVALYLTGLWPELLAFLDETVLPFGRYKASLLEVLQASVSVSVTLLIALWCGALLEDRLNRVSHIHTSLRTVVARLARACLVLLAILISLSLLGIDLTVLSVFGGALGVGLGLGLQKIASSYVSGFVILLERSMSIGDMVNVDRYFGKVTQINTRYTILEGLDGIESVLPNDIFMTTAVQNYSLTHRILRLHTQLTILYQDDIEGVLLLLESAALSVERVSQSVLPQALLIKIGPDGLELELGFWITDPENGRLNVLSDVNRAIWRTLQAEGIQIAHPKRDVRVMDPRSFDQMPSVTQGNSSKER; encoded by the coding sequence ATCTCCAGCTTGTTGTTCGAGGTTGTTGACGATCTGGTGATTCAGGACATCCTGGTCCAGGCAGTGGCGATCCTTCTCTGCCTGGGATTGGCGATGGGATTGTCGCGCGGTTTGCGGAAATCCCTTGGTCCCGGTAGCGAACACCCGACCGTTTTGCAATTGGGCGTGCAAAGTTTTTTTCGGATATTGACGCCGGTACTGGTGTTTTTTCTGCTGCTGCTAGCGCGTTGGATTTTGGTCAAATTGCATGCGCCGGCAGCGCTGGTGCGCTCGGCAATACCCCTGTCGATTTCACTGGCAGGAATACGTTTCGTATTTTATTTACTCCGCCGTATTTTCACCGACGACAGCGCAACCGGCGTCATGCTACGGTTTTGCGAAAAAACCATCGCTTTGCTTGTCTGGGTTGGGGTTGCTCTCTACCTGACGGGGCTGTGGCCTGAGTTGCTGGCCTTCCTCGATGAAACGGTACTGCCGTTTGGCCGCTACAAAGCCTCACTGCTGGAAGTTTTGCAGGCCAGTGTGTCGGTTTCCGTTACTTTGCTGATTGCCTTGTGGTGCGGCGCTCTGCTGGAAGATCGGCTTAATCGGGTCAGTCACATTCACACCTCCCTCAGAACTGTGGTGGCGCGTCTGGCACGGGCTTGCCTGGTTCTTCTCGCGATCCTGATCAGTCTGTCTCTGTTGGGGATCGATCTGACGGTGCTGTCTGTATTTGGTGGCGCCTTAGGCGTGGGTCTGGGTCTGGGTCTGCAAAAAATTGCCAGCAGTTATGTGTCGGGTTTCGTCATCCTTCTGGAGCGCAGCATGTCCATCGGCGACATGGTCAATGTCGATCGTTATTTTGGCAAGGTTACGCAGATCAATACCCGATATACGATCCTGGAGGGGCTGGACGGCATCGAATCCGTCTTGCCGAACGATATTTTCATGACGACGGCGGTACAAAATTACTCGCTGACGCACCGGATATTGAGATTGCATACGCAATTAACCATTTTGTATCAGGATGACATTGAAGGTGTCTTGTTACTTCTGGAAAGTGCCGCACTTAGTGTGGAGCGCGTGTCGCAGAGCGTGTTGCCCCAGGCCTTATTAATCAAGATAGGTCCCGACGGACTGGAGTTGGAGTTGGGTTTCTGGATCACTGATCCAGAAAATGGTCGTCTTAATGTTTTATCTGACGTCAACCGGGCCATCTGGCGCACGCTGCAAGCGGAGGGTATTCAAATTGCCCATCCCAAGCGTGATGTGCGGGTAATGGACCCGCGCAGTTTTGATCAGATGCCGTCCGTGACGCAAGGCAATTCGAGCAAAGAGCGATAA
- a CDS encoding fatty acid desaturase, whose product MTLDAILNFLSHGVLNASGWEVFFYTLAVTHITIAAVTIYLHRCQAHRALDLHAIPSHFFRFWLWLTTGMVTKEWAAIHRKHHAKCETVDDPHSPQTRGIKKVLLEGAELYRAESKVPETMEKFGHGTPDDWIEHNLYTKYSWQGIAALLIINLTLFGVLGLTVWAVQMIWIPITAAGIINGIGHYWGYRNYGSNDASTNVFPIGILIGGEELHNNHHTFGTSAKLSSKWYEFDIGWMYIRILETLKLAKVKKIAPEPRFDRQKLVADFDTLQSVVSNRYDVMSKYAKSLKSTWREELVHLAEKAKLESRFLKTSKKLLHCEPAKLEVGQKQQLTELFMHSKPLQTMHEMRSELSMLWERSTSTREQLLHQLQDWCVRAEASGIRSLREFSLRLRSYA is encoded by the coding sequence ATGACCCTAGACGCAATTTTGAATTTTTTATCGCACGGTGTGCTGAACGCCAGCGGTTGGGAAGTGTTTTTTTATACCTTGGCTGTCACGCACATTACGATTGCGGCGGTCACTATTTACCTGCATCGTTGCCAGGCGCATCGAGCGCTGGATTTGCATGCCATTCCTAGCCATTTTTTCCGTTTCTGGTTGTGGTTGACGACCGGCATGGTCACCAAGGAGTGGGCCGCGATTCATCGCAAGCACCACGCCAAATGTGAGACCGTGGACGATCCGCACAGCCCGCAAACACGCGGTATCAAGAAGGTATTGCTTGAAGGTGCCGAGCTGTATCGCGCTGAGTCTAAGGTGCCTGAGACGATGGAGAAATTCGGTCACGGCACACCCGACGATTGGATCGAACATAATTTATATACCAAATATAGCTGGCAGGGTATTGCCGCCTTGTTGATCATTAATCTCACTTTGTTTGGCGTCCTCGGTTTGACTGTATGGGCAGTACAAATGATCTGGATTCCGATTACTGCTGCCGGCATTATCAATGGCATCGGTCATTACTGGGGTTATCGCAACTACGGTTCCAATGACGCTTCTACCAATGTATTTCCAATTGGCATCCTCATTGGCGGCGAAGAGTTGCACAATAATCACCATACTTTCGGGACGTCCGCAAAGCTGTCGTCGAAATGGTATGAGTTCGATATTGGCTGGATGTATATCCGCATTCTGGAAACGCTGAAGCTGGCGAAAGTAAAGAAAATTGCCCCTGAGCCACGTTTTGATCGTCAAAAGCTGGTGGCTGATTTCGATACCTTGCAATCAGTTGTTTCGAATCGCTATGATGTGATGTCGAAATATGCCAAGTCCTTGAAATCCACCTGGCGTGAAGAACTCGTTCATCTGGCGGAAAAAGCAAAGCTTGAGTCGCGTTTTCTGAAGACGTCCAAAAAACTGTTGCATTGTGAGCCTGCGAAGCTGGAAGTCGGGCAAAAGCAGCAGTTGACGGAATTGTTTATGCACAGCAAGCCTTTGCAAACGATGCATGAAATGCGCTCTGAATTGAGCATGTTGTGGGAGCGTTCTACATCCACGCGTGAACAACTGCTGCATCAATTACAGGACTGGTGTGTGCGGGCGGAAGCTTCCGGAATTCGTTCTTTACGTGAATTCTCACTGCGTTTGCGCAGCTACGCCTGA
- the rpmG gene encoding 50S ribosomal protein L33, which produces MAKSGRDKIKLESTAGTGHFYTTTKNKRTTPEKMSIMKFDPKVRKHVEYKETKIK; this is translated from the coding sequence ATGGCTAAATCAGGCCGCGACAAAATCAAGCTCGAATCGACCGCTGGCACGGGTCACTTCTACACCACCACAAAAAACAAGCGTACTACGCCTGAAAAAATGTCGATCATGAAGTTCGACCCTAAGGTGCGTAAGCATGTGGAATACAAAGAAACAAAAATCAAATAA
- the rpmB gene encoding 50S ribosomal protein L28, which yields MARVCQVTGKKPMVGNNVSHANNKTKRRFLPNLQNRRIFVESENRWVSLRLSNAGLRIIDKLGIDAVLTDMRARGEKV from the coding sequence ATGGCACGTGTCTGCCAAGTCACTGGGAAAAAGCCGATGGTAGGCAATAATGTTTCCCATGCAAATAACAAAACCAAGCGTCGCTTTTTGCCTAACTTGCAAAATCGTCGCATTTTCGTTGAATCGGAAAATCGCTGGGTTTCCCTGCGTCTGTCCAACGCCGGCTTGCGTATCATCGACAAACTCGGCATCGATGCCGTGCTGACCGATATGCGTGCTCGTGGCGAAAAAGTCTAA